The genomic DNA ACCTCCACCTCGCCCCGATGGGCCCGGACGATTTCCCGGACGATGAACAGGCCGAGCCCCGCGCCTCCCCCGGAGACCTGGCGCGCATGGGGATCGCCTCGGCGGAAGGGCTCGAACAGGTGCGGCATGAGCGCCGGGTCGATGGGCGCGCCCCGGTTGTTCACCTCCAGCCGCTGCACCCCGGCGTCATCCCAGAGCCGGAGGGAGACGGGGTGGGAGGCCTCGCCATGTTCGAGCGCGTTGCCCACGAGGTTGGAGATCGCCTGCGCCAGACGGTCCTGATCCCACTGGCCGTGTGTGTCTCCCTCCACGGTGAGCTGGAGGGAGCGCTCGGGGTAGATGGCCGTGAACTCATCGAGCACCCGGTGGCAGAGCTGCTCCAGGTCCGTGGGCCGCGGCTGCACGGGGATGCCGCCATTGCGCGCCAGCACGCTGTCGAGCAGCTGCTGCGTCAGCCGCGTCACGCGCCGGGCGCTCTCCTCGATGCGTCCCAGGGCGGCGCGTTGCGCGGGGGTGAGGTTCGGGGCCTGCTGGAGCATCTGCGAGGAGATGCGGATGGCGGCCAGGGGGCTGCCCAGGTCATGGCCGATGATTCCCATGAAGCGCTCGAGCAACCGCGCTTCCCGTGCCTGGTCCTCCTCCCGCTGCTGGCGCTCGCTCACGTCCATCATCGCGCCGATGAGCCGCTCGGGCCGGCCCGCGGAATTCCGGCCGATGTAGCCCCGCTCGAGCACGAACGCGTACGAGCCGTCCGCCCGGCGGAAGCGGTACTCGTTCGTCCAGTGGTCGTCCTGGCCGCTCATCACCTGGTGGAGGGTTCGGAGTGCCTGCTGCTGATCCTCGGGGTGGATGCGCTCGCGCCACCAGGCGATGGACGTCGGCCCTTGTCCGGGCGCCTCGCCGAACACCTCACCGGGCGACGTGCTCCAGCTCACCTCGCCACGGGCCACGTTCCAGTCCCACAAGACATCCCGGGTGGCGCGCGCCACCAACTCGTAGCGTGTCTCGTTCTCCCGAAGCGCCTGCTCCATGCGTTCGCGCTCGGTGATGTCCCGGATCCACACCACCAGGTGCTCGGCGCTCTGGAGCATGTCGGCGCGAAAGACAAACCGCCGCTCTCCCAGGACATACGAGACGTTCTCGGAGAGTCGCGGCCGCCGGGCCAGCTGGTTTTCCCAGCGCACGAGCATCCGGACGAATTCCTCTCCCTGGGCGGCGCAGATGTCTCGCACGCGCCAGCCCCGGTAGCATTCCGCTCCGGGAAGGAGTCGCCGGGCGGCGGACGTGGACATGAGCCATTCCGCGTCGAGCAGGGGATGGTTGGAGTCCAGGGCCCGTTTCAGGAGCACCAGGCCGTAGGGCTCGACGGATTCGAGAGTCCCGGTGAACTCCGTGATTCCATCCAGGCCCCCTGACCCCATGATTCGCATTGGTGGATATTTATGGTCCCTTTGAAATTCCTGGAACTGGCCCTGGGTACGGGAGGGGCCTTGACGAGTCAGTTCGGGGACGGTGCCGCCATGTAGAAATGGAAGCGGGTCACCGGCCGGAAGCCCATGCGGCGGTACACGGGCAGTCCCTCGGGGGTGGCGTGCAGCACGGTCCGCTCCAGGCCCCAGTCGCGGTGGGCCTCGGCGAGCGCGTGGCGCATGACGGCCTCGGCCAGACCCAGCCGCCGGTGGGAGGGGTGGGTGGCCACCATCGAGACATAGAGCGCGCCGTGGCCCCGCAGCACGGCGGCGCAGGTGGCGGCCTCCTCGTGGCGGTAGCCCACGAAGCCCTTGTTGTCACCCGAGAAGAGGCCCGGCACGTCGAAGGCCGCGCGTCCGGTGTCCACGGGCATGTCGTAGCTGTGCGCGTTGACGTCGGCGAGCGCCCTGCGCCCCTGGGAGTCCCGGGCCTGGCGCACTTCCAGCCGAGGCGGGGGTCGCAGGGGCGGGATGAGGCGCTCGGCCACCATGCCCGTGGCCACGACGGCGGCGCGCAGGCCGTGGGGGATGAGCAAGCTGCCCGCGCGCTCGCGCAAGGGCCCCGGTACCCAGTCCTCGCACAGGGCGAGCATCCAGCCCCGCCGTCCGGGCTCGAAGAAGCGGGCGGCGGCGGTGGCGGCTCGCGTCAGGGCCTCCTCCGTGTCCACCGGACCCGGCAGGAAGGCGGCGTTCATCATCGTCCAGGCCACGTTGCTCGACGCGATGCTCACCTCGGGCAGGTCGAGCACCTGGCCGGCGGCGCTGTTGCGGGCGAAGAAGCGCCAGGCCTCATGGAACTGGGTATTGGATTCGTGGATGTCTTCGGTGGACATGCGGGCTCAACGCGAGCCCGCATTATTGGAGCCTTTGTCTCCGAAGGCCAGCGTGGTGAGGGAGCCCGAGTCGTAGAGGAACTGGTAGGCCGCGGCGCTGCCGAGCACGCGCTTGACGTACAGGCGCGTCTCCTCCACGGGGATCTGCTCCACCCACTCGTCCAGCTCGGCGGTGGGAAAGCGCGCGAGCCAGCGATCCACGGCGGCGGGACCCGCGTTGTAGCTGGCCACCGCATGGGCCAGGTTGCCCGAGAAGCGCCGCTGCAGGCTGCCCAGGTAGGCCGAGCCGATGCGGATGTTGTGCCGGGGCTCGAGCAGCGCGGTGGGCGTGGCCAGCGTCAGCTTGAGCTGGCGCGCCACCACGGAGGCCGTGGCCGGCATGAGCTGGGACAGCCCCAGCGCGCCCGTGGACGAGCGGGCATTGGGGTTGAAGGCGCTCTCCTCGCGGATGAGGGCCTGCATCACGTCGGGATCCACCCGGGCCGAGCGGCAGTGGCGCACCACGAGGTCGCGGAAGGCATGCGGGTAGGCCGCCGAGTAGATGAGGCGCGTCTCGGCCTCGGTGGGCGCCGCCAGGCCCTCGCGCCGCAGGGCCCAGGCGATGGGGCGGGCGTGGCGCTCGTGGCCGGTGGCGCGGAGCACGTGGAAGAGCAGGCGGATGGACTCCTCGCCGCGGCCCCGGCGATCCACGGCCAGCAGCTCCGCGGCCGCCTCCCGGTGCTCGAGCCGGAGCAATTCGATGCCCGTGGTGAAGTGGGGATCCGCCGCGAGGCTCCCCGCGTCCAGGGGCCACACTTCCTTGGGGCTCGTGGGAACGCGCAACCGCTCGACGATGGCCTGGGCCCGCTCCGGGGCCTCGTGCGCCAGCCGCGAGCGCGCGAGCAGGCCGTACCACGTGGCCGCGCCCTCGGCGGTGACCCGCTCCAGGAGCGCATGCGCCTCCACGGTGCGCTCCATCGCGGAGAGCTGCCGCGCGCGCCAGTAGCGGGCACGTTGCACCGACTCGTGCGTGGAGCCCCGGCCCTGCGGCGCCTCGATGCGGGTGAGGGCCTCGAGCGCCGCGTCGTTCTGCCCCTCGGCGCGGTACACCCAGAAGCGCTGGAAGAGCGCCTCGGCGGCGAAGTTGCCGTCTGGGTAGCGGGCGATGAGCTGGTCCAGATAGCCCATGGCCGCCGCCCTCTCGCCCCGCTCCAGGGCCTTGCCCGCCGCGTAGAAGAGGGCGTCATCCGCGTACGGGTGCTGGGGGTAGTCGTGCGCGAGCTGGAGATAGGTGGTGATGGAGCGCTCGGGCTCCACCACCGACTCCGAATAGCCCAGCACGTACAGCGCGCGGGGCCTCAGCACTTCGTCCTGGCACTGCTCGGTGACGGGCCTGAGCACGCGGATGGCCTGGGTGTGCTTGCGCTCCTTGCGCAGGGCGGTGCCGTACGCGAAATGCGCGCGGCAGGCGAGCGCGTCGGGCAGCTCCAGCCTGGGCAGCATCCGCTCCAACTGCTCCATCGCCTCCCGGTTGTGGTGCAGCGACAGCAGCGTCTCGGCGCGCGCCACCTTCCACTTGGGCACGTAGGGCAGGTCGCGCAGGCCCTTCACCGCGGCCGTCGCCTCCCGGCTGAAGGGATGGAGCGCCCACACCGCCAGGTGCGCCCGGTGCTCGCCATTGTAGTCGGCCTGGTAGCGCGCGAGCCGGGCGATGGTCAGCCAGGCCTCGGCCTGCGCGGGGGCGTTGGGGCGGGGCGTGTCCGTCTGCACGAGCGGGGTGAGCGCCTCCACCGCCGCGGCGTAGTCCTGCTGCTTCTTCTCGAGCAGGTACGCCATGCCGAAGCGGGCCTCGGTGTAGCGCCGCGCGCCGGACTTCACGGCCGCGTAGTGCTGGATGGCCTCGGTCCATTGGCGCAGCCGCTCGTGGGCGCGTGCCGCCTCGTAGTGGAAGTAATCGCTCAGCGCGGGAAAGTCCTGGGCGAGCGCCGAGAACTCCTGGGCCGCCTGGGCCCACGCGCCCTGGCCCAGCGTGCTTCGGGCCCGGAGGTAGCGCACGGGGAGCGAGGGTGGCTCCTTCTCCAGGAGTTGGAGCGCGGTGCGGTAGCGGCCTTGATCATGGGCGTCCTTCGCCTGGGCGAGCGTGCCCTCGGCGAAGTAGGAGGTGAGGTCCGCGGCGTCGACCCGGTGCACCCACTTGCGCTCTCCGCTCGCCAGGGGCTCCGCGGGCCCGAGCGTGAACTCGGGAGGTGCTTCCTCGTCCTCGCTGTCCAGCGACGAGCTCAGTTGGGGCCGGGAGGACGCGCTCTCGGCGAGGTTGGAGATGTCCGGACGGGCCGGCGGGGGCGGGGGCTGCTCCGCCCACGCGGGCGTCATCCAGAGGGCGGCCAGGAGGGGCCAGCGCTTCACTCCAAGCGTTGCGTGATCCATGCCCAAACACCCTTCCCCGCGTTTCAAGCTCCGCACCGTGCGGGAGGGGGTTGAAGTAGGGATTCGAGGGAGGCACGGGGAGTGTGGGAGTGCGGCGCCTCGAGCGCCTGCGTTGCCTCGTGCACGGCCTACATGTCTGGCCTGGGGGGGCCCGGGCATTCACGGGCGGGTGCGATGTCGGCTGACGAACCTTGCGATCCTTTCGTGCAACGCGCCATGAAAGGGGGCAACTTGAGTCTCGTCATGAGTCCGCGAGACACCGAGTCCCACGATGACTTCCTGCTCCTCGTGGGTGTCCTCCCCGAGGCCCTGCGCTCCTCCGTCCGAGCCCTTCCTCCCTCCGAGGTGCTCGAGGTGGTGATGGACCTGGGCCGCCCGCCCGAGGCCCGGCTCACCGGGCGCGTGGTCCGGCTCTCCGAGACGTTCGTCACCCGGAAGGATCTGGAGCAGGTGCTCGCGCAGGTGGGCAACGTGGGCGAGGACAACCGCGCCGGCATCGAGCGCACGCTCCACCGCGTCTCCGCCATCCGCAACCGTCAGGGCAAGGTGGTGGGTCTCACCTTGCGCGTGGGCCGAGCCATCTTCGGCACCATCGACATGCTCAAGGATCTCATCGGCACGGGGCTCAACATCCTGCTGCTCGGCCGGCCTGGAGTGGGCAAGACGACCAAGTTGCGCGAGGTGGCGCGCGTGCTCGCCGATGACCTCGGCAAGCGCGTCATGGTGGTGGACACCTCCAATGAGATTGGAGGAGATGGCGACATCCCCCATCCCGGGATCGGCGGCGCGCGCCGCATGCAGGTGTCGCGGCCGGACCGCCAGCACGACGTGATGATCGAGGCGGTGGAGAACCACATGCCCGAGGCCATCATCGTCGATGAGATTGGCACCTCGGCCGAGGCCTCCGCGGCCCGCACCATCGCCGAGCGGGGCGTGCAGCTCGTGGCCACGGCCCATGGCAACACGCTGGAGAACCTGGTGCTCAACCCCACGCTCTCGGACCTGGTGGGGGGCGTGCACACCGTCACGCTGAGCGACGAGGAGGCCCGGCGCCGTCGCACGCAGAAGACGATCAGCGAGCGCCGCGCCCCTCCCACCTTCGACGTGGTGGTGGAGATGGCGACCCGGGACGAGGTGCTGGTGCACCGCGACACCGCTCAATCCGTGGACCGGTTGCTCGCGGGTGAGCGCGTGGGCGGGGAGCGGCGTCAACTCGTCGAGGGGCAGGTGGAAGTGGTGGAGGCCCCGGTCGAGCCGGTGGCGGCGGTCCGGGAGGAGCCGCCCCCGCCGAGGCCCCGGGCGGCGGCGAATCCGCGGCCCTCCCGCGTCGCGTCCGGCCCCCGTCCCGCCGAGCCGGTTTCCTCCGAGGACACGTCCCGGCGGCAACCCGGCCTGCGCCAGGGAACCACGCGGGTGTATGCCCATGCGGTCAGCCGCGATCTGCTCGAGCGCGTGCTGCGCGACCTGGGCGTGGACGCGAAGGTGGTGGGCCGGCTGGAGAGCGCGGATCTCGTCCTCACGCTGCGCTCTCGCGCCAATGATCCGAAGCTGCGTGGCATGGCGGACAAGGCGGGGGTGCCCGTGCTGGCCATCAAGCGCAACAGCGCCTCGGAGATGCGGCGGGTGCTGCGCGACGCGTTCCTCCTCGCCGAGGGCGAGAACGAGGGCCGGGTGCGCGAGGCGGTGCTCGAGGCGGAGAACGCCATCCACCGGGTGTTGAAGGAGGGGGTGGAAGTGCCCCTGGCCCCGAGCCCTCCACGGCTGCGCAAGCTCCAGCACCGGCTCGTGTCGCGCTATCACCTGGAGGCGGTGAGCCACGGCAGCGAGCCCAAGCGCCACCTCATTATCTACCCGTTGGGTGCGCTGGTGGATGTTCCCCGGGAGCGGGAGTGGGAAGAGGACGCGGAGGCGGGTGCCGAGGAGTCCGCTTGAGGAGAACCTGACGCCTCGTGCCTTGCGCGCTCCGGCGTCTCGCGAACATCATCCCCGGTCATGCCTTCTCCTTCCTATGTCCATGGCACCGGGACGACTCCCTTGCTCGGGGAGACCATTGGCCAGAACCTGCGCCGCACCGTCGAGCGGTGGGGCGAGCGCGAGGCCCTCATCGTCCTCTCCCAGGGGTACCGTGCCACGTGGCGTCAGCTCTGGGAGGAGACCTCCCGGGTGGCGCGGGGCCTGCTCGCCCTCGGCGTGGAGAAGGGCGACCGGGTGGGACTCTGGTCCCCCAACCGTTTCGAGTGGGTGGTCATCCAGTACGCCGTGGCCCGGATTGGCGCCATCCTGGTGAACCTCAACCCGGCGTACAAGACGGCGGAGCTGGAGTACGCGCTCAACCAGTCCGGCACCCGAGTGCTGTTGTTGTCGCGTGGCTTCCGCCAGTCCAACTACCAGGAGATGCTCGCCCAGGTCCGTCCGAACTGCCCGGAGCTGCGTGTCGCGCTGGTGTTGGAGGAGGACTGGGCCTCGCTGTGCGCGGGAGGGGAGGGCGTGAGCGAGGCCTCGCTCGCCGAGCGCGAGGACTCGCTTCAGTTCGACGACCCCATCAACATCCAATACACGTCGGGCACCACGGGCTTTCCCAAGGGCGCCACGCTCAGCCACCACAACGTGCTCAACAACGGCTTCTTCGTGGGCGAGGCGTTGCGGCTCGGGCCCGAGGATCGGGTGTGCGTGCCCGTGCCCTTCTACCATTGCTTCGGCATGGTCATGGGCAACCTGGCCTGTACGTCCCATGGCTCGACGCTGGTGATTCCGGGCGAGGCGTTCGACCCGCTCGCGGTGATGAAGGCCGTGATGGAGGAGCGCTGCACCGCGCTCTATGGCGTGCCCACCATGTTCATCGCCGAGCTGGATCATCCGCGCCTGGGTGAGTTCGACTTCTCCTCGCTGCGCACCGGCATCATGGCCGGCTCTCCGTGCCCCATCGAGGTGATGAAGCAGGTGCAATCCCGCCTCAACATGCGCGAGGTCACCATCTGCTACGGCATGACGGAGACCTCGCCCGTGTCCACGCAGAGCGCCCTGGATGATCCGCTCGACAAGCGCGTCACCACCGTGGGCCGGGTGCACCCCCACGTGGAGGTGAAGATCATCGACCCGGCGAGCGGCGCGGTGGTGCCTCGGGGCACGCCCGGGGAGCTGTGCACGCGCGGCTACAGCGTGATGCTCGGCTACTGGAACAACCCCGAGGCCACCCGTCAGGCGCTCGACGCGGCCGGATGGATGCACACGGGGGACCTGGCCACCCTGGACGAGGACGGCTACGTGAAGATCGTCGGCCGCATCAAGGACATGATCATCCGCGGGGGTGAGAACATCTACCCGCGCGAGATCGAGGAGTTCCTCCACACCCACCCGGCCATCAGCGAGGCCCAGGTCATCGGCGTGCCCAGCGTGAAGTACGGCGAGGAGGTGATGGCCTGGGTGAAGCTCAAGCCCGGCGCCACCGCGGCCCCCGAGGACCTCACCCGCTTCTGCACGGGCCGCATCTCCACCTTCAAGATTCCCCGGTATTGGAAGCTGGTGGAGGAGTTCCCCATGACCGTCACCGGAAAAATCCAGAAATTCCGGATGCGGGAGAGCGCGGTGGCGGAATTGGGGCTGGAGAGTGCCGCCGATGTCCGCACGGCGTGACGGATCCCGGGCGATTTGCGCTCTAATGGGCGCCGTCCGCCCCGTCGCCGCCCGTGCCCAGGAGCCGCACCCGTGCACTCTTCCCCCGACACCGCCGCTTCCGCTCCCGGACTGGAGCAACTGCTGGCACTGGCCAATCCCACGGACACCTGTCGTGGCTTGTTCTTCAACGGCGTGCTGGAGGCCGCCCGGGTGTTGGGGGGCGAGGAGCTCCGGGCGATGTGCTTTCGCGCCGTGGGCGAGCGCAAGTTCGTGGACTTCTTCAGCTATCCGGTGACGGACTTCCTCCGGGCCGTCTTCCTGGCGTCGGAGACGCTGGGGCCGACGATGGGGGGAGTGGATTCCGTCATGCGTCTGCTCGGGCGCCGGGGCACGGGAGACTTCCTGTGCTCCACGGTGGGCAAGACGATGCTCGCGCTCGCGGGGACGGATCCCTACCGGCTGCTCTCCACGGTGCCGAGTGGCTGCCGGGCCTCGCTGAGCTACGGAGAGCGCTCCGTGGAGCGGTTGGGCGAGCGGCACGCGCGAATGATGGCGCGCCGGGACTTCCTGCCCCTGCCCTACAACGAGGGATTGCTCACCGCCGCGCTGGAGCAATCCTCGGCCCAGGGGATCCGCGTCCAGGGGCACCGGCGGGCCCTGCTCGACGTCGACTACGAGGTGAGCTGGTCGTGAGGAGCGGGAACATCCGCCACGCCGCGACATAATCCGTCTGGTGAGCCCGTTGTGGGGGGTGGTACTCCATGTGGACGGAGAGGTGAGGTCGTGATGGGAGTGAAGTTGTTGCTGGCGGGCTGGTACGGACACGACGATGTCTCCGGACCCGAGGCCCCCCGGCCCTGGTTGCGGCGCGTGGAAGGCTGGTTGCGCGAGACGGCGGACGCCTTCCTGGAGGGCAGCCGGGTCATCGAGAGCTCGCAAGGCCCCATCCTCCTGGTTCGCCTGCATCCGGCCGCGGATGACGTGGCCATCGTGGCGGCGGGGCAGGGCCGGGTGGTGGTCTCGGCCAACACCTCCATGGTGGGCCCCGGCTATCACCGCTTCCTGTGTGACGTGCTGCACGACCTGGGTGAGGCGCTCGAGGTGGACTGGGCGGAGCCCGGGCTCACCACCGAGGGCGTGGGAGACCCCACGGGCTACTTCCACACCGGGGACGCGAGCGGCATCGCACCGCGCATGCTCGCCTGGTTGGGGGAGATGGCCGGGCGCGTCCTGGACTTCCGCCATCAGGGGCATTCAGGGGCCACGTTGTCGCTGCGCGCCGGGCGCGGCTTCGAATACCCCGGTGCCGTGCTCACGCCGATGGGCCCTCGTGACGAGGCGTGGCTGCGCGCCGTGAGGGAGGACCCCCGGATCGGGCAGGACATCTTCCCCTGGTGGGAGCCGGGCCTGGGGGCCACGGTGAAGCTGGGCTGGGCGCTCAGCCGCATCTGGACGGAGATGGTGTGGCGGCCTCCCCTGCTCGAGGAGGAGCGTCACCTGTTCCGCGAGGTGGCGCGGCTGTTGGAGCAAGCCTGGCGGGAGGATCCGTCGCTCGCCTATCCCTGGCGCGAGTGGCAGCAGGTCCTGGGCTATCTGGGCGTGGGCGGGACGTTGGCCGAGGAGGTCTCCCGGCGCGCGGCCGCGGCCCCCGTGGGTCCGCTCAGCGGCTACCGGCGTGGGGTGGTGCAGGTGACGCTGCCCGAGGGGTGGGAGATCCGCATTCCCGGCTCGTTGGCCGAGCAGCGGCTGGCGGATGGCAGTTGGGTGGCGAGGGATCACCGCCGCAGCGTGCGCTTCCTGCCGTTGAGGGACGTGGAGGGCATTGCTCCGGGGCCCGAGAAGGACATGCCCTACGAATTCCAGCACCGGGGCGAGCGGGTGCACGGACGCGCCACGTTGCAGGGGGCGGAGGGGGAGTACCGGCTCACGGCGCTGTGCGAGTCCGGGGAGCACCGGGCCCTGTGTGTTGTCAGCTTCGACGACCCCGACGAGCAGGACTGGGCGCTGGGCACGTGGCGCTCGTTGGACCACGCCGTCGCGGCCTGAGTTCCATCGGGGAGTGTCGCCGCGGCTCACTCGCCAGTGGCTTGACGTGGCTTTTTGCCCTCCTCTGTAATCAGGGAGAGGGCCTTCCCACTTGAGCGGTTCGCCCGAAGGGATGCGGCAATGTCTTCTTCCCATTCTAGCGATTCGCGCGCCATGGGAGCGCGGCAGTCCTCTCTCGCCGGGGCCCTGGCGCTGGTTGTGTGGATGCTGATGACGGCGTGCACCACGAGTGCCCGCGTGGGCGCGGCATACCTCCACCATCCGCCTCCGCTCCAGGCCTCCTCGGAAGCGCTGGAGTCGGAAGTTGACGATGGAGACACGGGTGATGACGATGTCGTCTTCACGAATCTGCCGAAGGACTTCGCTCCAGTGCGGGTCGGTGACTCTGAACTGATGGCGGCCCTGACGTCTTTTTGGCTCAACGTGCCGCTGCGGGTTTCGTAACCGTTCACCAGCTCAGGCGGTGAGCGCGAGCTGAGGTTCGGGCGCGGAGGGGAGGAGCGAAGGCCCGCGCAGGCCGCGGCGGTGCGCGGCGAGGGTCTCGGTCAGGAAGGCGAGCACGTCACGGCCTTGCAGCTTGAGGGTGGTGGTGGAGGTGAAGATGCGCTCCACGAAGCGGCTGCCCTCCTCACTCTGCGTGCCGAAGGACGTCTTCCTGTACATGACGGCGTGCCGGATGCAGCGCTCGCCGAAATTGTTGGTGGGCTCGAGGCCCGGCACATCGACAAACGTCCAGAGGCACTTCTCCCACTGGAGGATTTCCCGGGCCATGCCGGCCGTCTTCTTCTCTGCCCGCAGAGCCGCCGCGCGCAGCAGTTGGCCGACTCTGCGTTCCACGCCGCGCATGCGCTCTTCGAAACGCTCGCGTGACAGGGTGCCGTCACGCACGCGGTGGTACCACTTGAAGAAGCGGTTGCGCTCGCGCATGAGCTCTCTGCCTATCCGCCCACCCCGGCCGCCCCTGTCGATGAAACCCTGGAAGTCGCGTGTGAGGTGTGCCCAGCACAGCTGCCGCAGCCCTGCATCCACCCACGCGTAGGCGCTCCACCTGTCGGTGGTGAGGAAGCCCGCGAAGTCCGCGCCGAGCAACTGGCGGGCGACCTTGCCGCCGCGGCTTCTGGCGATGTGGAACACCACTACCAGCGCAGTGGCCACCACCCACAGCCAGGCGCGGCCGGCCCGGCCGCCCTCTCGTCCCTGTGCAAACCCCGTCTCGTCGGCGTTGACCGC from Melittangium boletus DSM 14713 includes the following:
- a CDS encoding sensor histidine kinase, translated to MRIMGSGGLDGITEFTGTLESVEPYGLVLLKRALDSNHPLLDAEWLMSTSAARRLLPGAECYRGWRVRDICAAQGEEFVRMLVRWENQLARRPRLSENVSYVLGERRFVFRADMLQSAEHLVVWIRDITERERMEQALRENETRYELVARATRDVLWDWNVARGEVSWSTSPGEVFGEAPGQGPTSIAWWRERIHPEDQQQALRTLHQVMSGQDDHWTNEYRFRRADGSYAFVLERGYIGRNSAGRPERLIGAMMDVSERQQREEDQAREARLLERFMGIIGHDLGSPLAAIRISSQMLQQAPNLTPAQRAALGRIEESARRVTRLTQQLLDSVLARNGGIPVQPRPTDLEQLCHRVLDEFTAIYPERSLQLTVEGDTHGQWDQDRLAQAISNLVGNALEHGEASHPVSLRLWDDAGVQRLEVNNRGAPIDPALMPHLFEPFRRGDPHARQVSGGGAGLGLFIVREIVRAHRGEVEVRSTPEEGTTFGLTLPRQQAPDAREP
- a CDS encoding GNAT family N-acetyltransferase, which translates into the protein MSTEDIHESNTQFHEAWRFFARNSAAGQVLDLPEVSIASSNVAWTMMNAAFLPGPVDTEEALTRAATAAARFFEPGRRGWMLALCEDWVPGPLRERAGSLLIPHGLRAAVVATGMVAERLIPPLRPPPRLEVRQARDSQGRRALADVNAHSYDMPVDTGRAAFDVPGLFSGDNKGFVGYRHEEAATCAAVLRGHGALYVSMVATHPSHRRLGLAEAVMRHALAEAHRDWGLERTVLHATPEGLPVYRRMGFRPVTRFHFYMAAPSPN
- a CDS encoding transglycosylase SLT domain-containing protein, translating into MDHATLGVKRWPLLAALWMTPAWAEQPPPPPARPDISNLAESASSRPQLSSSLDSEDEEAPPEFTLGPAEPLASGERKWVHRVDAADLTSYFAEGTLAQAKDAHDQGRYRTALQLLEKEPPSLPVRYLRARSTLGQGAWAQAAQEFSALAQDFPALSDYFHYEAARAHERLRQWTEAIQHYAAVKSGARRYTEARFGMAYLLEKKQQDYAAAVEALTPLVQTDTPRPNAPAQAEAWLTIARLARYQADYNGEHRAHLAVWALHPFSREATAAVKGLRDLPYVPKWKVARAETLLSLHHNREAMEQLERMLPRLELPDALACRAHFAYGTALRKERKHTQAIRVLRPVTEQCQDEVLRPRALYVLGYSESVVEPERSITTYLQLAHDYPQHPYADDALFYAAGKALERGERAAAMGYLDQLIARYPDGNFAAEALFQRFWVYRAEGQNDAALEALTRIEAPQGRGSTHESVQRARYWRARQLSAMERTVEAHALLERVTAEGAATWYGLLARSRLAHEAPERAQAIVERLRVPTSPKEVWPLDAGSLAADPHFTTGIELLRLEHREAAAELLAVDRRGRGEESIRLLFHVLRATGHERHARPIAWALRREGLAAPTEAETRLIYSAAYPHAFRDLVVRHCRSARVDPDVMQALIREESAFNPNARSSTGALGLSQLMPATASVVARQLKLTLATPTALLEPRHNIRIGSAYLGSLQRRFSGNLAHAVASYNAGPAAVDRWLARFPTAELDEWVEQIPVEETRLYVKRVLGSAAAYQFLYDSGSLTTLAFGDKGSNNAGSR
- a CDS encoding R3H domain-containing nucleic acid-binding protein, with product MSPRDTESHDDFLLLVGVLPEALRSSVRALPPSEVLEVVMDLGRPPEARLTGRVVRLSETFVTRKDLEQVLAQVGNVGEDNRAGIERTLHRVSAIRNRQGKVVGLTLRVGRAIFGTIDMLKDLIGTGLNILLLGRPGVGKTTKLREVARVLADDLGKRVMVVDTSNEIGGDGDIPHPGIGGARRMQVSRPDRQHDVMIEAVENHMPEAIIVDEIGTSAEASAARTIAERGVQLVATAHGNTLENLVLNPTLSDLVGGVHTVTLSDEEARRRRTQKTISERRAPPTFDVVVEMATRDEVLVHRDTAQSVDRLLAGERVGGERRQLVEGQVEVVEAPVEPVAAVREEPPPPRPRAAANPRPSRVASGPRPAEPVSSEDTSRRQPGLRQGTTRVYAHAVSRDLLERVLRDLGVDAKVVGRLESADLVLTLRSRANDPKLRGMADKAGVPVLAIKRNSASEMRRVLRDAFLLAEGENEGRVREAVLEAENAIHRVLKEGVEVPLAPSPPRLRKLQHRLVSRYHLEAVSHGSEPKRHLIIYPLGALVDVPREREWEEDAEAGAEESA
- a CDS encoding AMP-binding protein gives rise to the protein MPSPSYVHGTGTTPLLGETIGQNLRRTVERWGEREALIVLSQGYRATWRQLWEETSRVARGLLALGVEKGDRVGLWSPNRFEWVVIQYAVARIGAILVNLNPAYKTAELEYALNQSGTRVLLLSRGFRQSNYQEMLAQVRPNCPELRVALVLEEDWASLCAGGEGVSEASLAEREDSLQFDDPINIQYTSGTTGFPKGATLSHHNVLNNGFFVGEALRLGPEDRVCVPVPFYHCFGMVMGNLACTSHGSTLVIPGEAFDPLAVMKAVMEERCTALYGVPTMFIAELDHPRLGEFDFSSLRTGIMAGSPCPIEVMKQVQSRLNMREVTICYGMTETSPVSTQSALDDPLDKRVTTVGRVHPHVEVKIIDPASGAVVPRGTPGELCTRGYSVMLGYWNNPEATRQALDAAGWMHTGDLATLDEDGYVKIVGRIKDMIIRGGENIYPREIEEFLHTHPAISEAQVIGVPSVKYGEEVMAWVKLKPGATAAPEDLTRFCTGRISTFKIPRYWKLVEEFPMTVTGKIQKFRMRESAVAELGLESAADVRTA
- a CDS encoding DUF2378 family protein, coding for MHSSPDTAASAPGLEQLLALANPTDTCRGLFFNGVLEAARVLGGEELRAMCFRAVGERKFVDFFSYPVTDFLRAVFLASETLGPTMGGVDSVMRLLGRRGTGDFLCSTVGKTMLALAGTDPYRLLSTVPSGCRASLSYGERSVERLGERHARMMARRDFLPLPYNEGLLTAALEQSSAQGIRVQGHRRALLDVDYEVSWS
- the tnpC gene encoding IS66 family transposase, which codes for MVEVDARDARIAQLEKRLEAALERIAQLEEENERLREENRWLKERMGLNSSNSSKPPSSDTPGTPRQGKRPTGRRPGGQPGHKKHERALLPPEDVQHVVELVPRECRGCKRRLNGQDTAPRRHQVVEVPPLSAIVTEYRCHALQCPGCGVVTRGEVPVHARSVFGDRLTALASLLVGKYRLSKRLVKDALSDMLGVELSVGSVSNLEGEMSEALAPPTAEALAYVQTSEAVNADETGFAQGREGGRAGRAWLWVVATALVVVFHIARSRGGKVARQLLGADFAGFLTTDRWSAYAWVDAGLRQLCWAHLTRDFQGFIDRGGRGGRIGRELMRERNRFFKWYHRVRDGTLSRERFEERMRGVERRVGQLLRAAALRAEKKTAGMAREILQWEKCLWTFVDVPGLEPTNNFGERCIRHAVMYRKTSFGTQSEEGSRFVERIFTSTTTLKLQGRDVLAFLTETLAAHRRGLRGPSLLPSAPEPQLALTA